The Listeria welshimeri serovar 6b str. SLCC5334 genome has a window encoding:
- the yajC gene encoding preprotein translocase subunit YajC — MGGSGILAFVPIVLMIVLFYFLLIRPQQKRQKEVQNMQSSLAKGDKIITIGGLHGIVEAIEDGTVILKCGNSKLTFDRNAVRTVLEKGNAVSNPVVAETTSDDTDVVEDNK, encoded by the coding sequence ATGGGTGGTAGTGGTATTTTAGCATTTGTCCCAATCGTCTTAATGATCGTTTTGTTCTATTTCTTACTAATCAGACCTCAACAAAAACGTCAAAAAGAAGTACAAAATATGCAAAGCAGTTTAGCAAAAGGTGATAAAATTATTACCATTGGTGGACTTCACGGTATTGTAGAAGCAATTGAAGATGGCACAGTCATTTTGAAATGCGGAAACAGCAAATTAACTTTTGACCGTAATGCAGTAAGAACTGTCCTTGAAAAAGGGAATGCAGTTTCTAATCCAGTTGTAGCAGAAACAACTTCTGATGACACTGATGTTGTAGAAGACAACAAATAA
- a CDS encoding post-transcriptional regulator: protein MTDRFSAWYEDLEPAILIKVEDFHILGYREIKTSHIWAFLTEEKWKNNPAPALHERINDVMQMKIGQLMQFIMTTAEQESNNHVSQAENTLLPNMED from the coding sequence ATGACGGATAGATTTTCGGCTTGGTATGAAGATTTAGAACCAGCAATTTTAATTAAAGTGGAAGATTTTCATATTCTAGGTTACCGGGAAATCAAGACTAGTCACATTTGGGCATTTTTAACAGAAGAAAAATGGAAGAATAACCCAGCCCCAGCATTACATGAAAGAATAAATGATGTAATGCAAATGAAAATCGGACAATTAATGCAATTTATTATGACAACGGCTGAACAAGAATCTAATAACCATGTTTCTCAAGCGGAAAATACGCTTCTACCAAATATGGAAGATTAA